The Lycium ferocissimum isolate CSIRO_LF1 chromosome 1, AGI_CSIRO_Lferr_CH_V1, whole genome shotgun sequence genome includes a region encoding these proteins:
- the LOC132031220 gene encoding bidirectional sugar transporter SWEET5-like isoform X1, with amino-acid sequence MSLDHIRHSVGILGKISSVFLFASPMPTFKRIIKNKSVEEFHPYPYLAAVMNCMVWIYYGMLFVHPYSILLVIINSVGLFFHLSYLSIFFCYTGKRYRLEIVVILLAEIVGVAAIIAGTMLGLHTYASRSMVVKILAAFFGILMYASPLSIMLKVIKTKSAEFLPKLLCIAGFLNGVCWLIYARYKFDPYILVGNGVGTLLAYVQLVLLHIYQKPSIVDRSHMQGRS; translated from the exons ATGAGTCTAGATCATATTCGTCATAGCGTCGGCATTCTCG GCAAAATCTCATCTGTTTTTCTCTTCGCTTCGCCAAT GCCAACATTTAAACGAATCATCAAAAACAAATCGGTAGAGGAGTTCCACCCGTACCCATACCTAGCAGCTGTAATGAACTGTATGGTGTGGATTTACTACGGCATGCTTTTTGTTCATCCATACAGCATTCTTCTTGTCATCATCAACAGCGTTGGTCTCTTCTTCCACTTGTCTtatctttctatatttttctgCTACACCGGCAAAAGATATCGG CTAGAGATAGTTGTCATATTGTTAGCGGAAATAGTGGGCGTGGCCGCCATCATAGCTGGAACCATGCTAGGCTTGCACACCTACGCAAGTAGATCCATGGTCGTGAAAATTCTCGCTGCCTTCTTTGGAATTCTTATGTATGCATCCCCTCTATCAATCATG CTCAAGGTAATCAAAACAAAGAGCGCTGAATTCTTGCCAAAGCTGCTTTGCATAGCAGGCTTCCTTAATGGAGTCTGCTGGCTCATCTATGCTCGCTACAAGTTTGACCCCTACATCTTG GTTGGAAACGGAGTTGGAACACTATTAGCTTATGTTCAGCTGGTATTGCTCCATATTTACCAGAAGCCATCTATCGTGGACCGCTCGCACATGCAAGGGCGGAGCTAG
- the LOC132031220 gene encoding bidirectional sugar transporter SWEET5-like isoform X2 has protein sequence MSLDHIRHSVGILGKISSVFLFASPMPTFKRIIKNKSVEEFHPYPYLAAVMNCMVWIYYGMLFVHPYSILLVIINSVGLFFHLSYLSIFFCYTGKRYRLEIVVILLAEIVGVAAIIAGTMLGLHTYASRSMLKVIKTKSAEFLPKLLCIAGFLNGVCWLIYARYKFDPYILVGNGVGTLLAYVQLVLLHIYQKPSIVDRSHMQGRS, from the exons ATGAGTCTAGATCATATTCGTCATAGCGTCGGCATTCTCG GCAAAATCTCATCTGTTTTTCTCTTCGCTTCGCCAAT GCCAACATTTAAACGAATCATCAAAAACAAATCGGTAGAGGAGTTCCACCCGTACCCATACCTAGCAGCTGTAATGAACTGTATGGTGTGGATTTACTACGGCATGCTTTTTGTTCATCCATACAGCATTCTTCTTGTCATCATCAACAGCGTTGGTCTCTTCTTCCACTTGTCTtatctttctatatttttctgCTACACCGGCAAAAGATATCGG CTAGAGATAGTTGTCATATTGTTAGCGGAAATAGTGGGCGTGGCCGCCATCATAGCTGGAACCATGCTAGGCTTGCACACCTACGCAAGTAGATCCATG CTCAAGGTAATCAAAACAAAGAGCGCTGAATTCTTGCCAAAGCTGCTTTGCATAGCAGGCTTCCTTAATGGAGTCTGCTGGCTCATCTATGCTCGCTACAAGTTTGACCCCTACATCTTG GTTGGAAACGGAGTTGGAACACTATTAGCTTATGTTCAGCTGGTATTGCTCCATATTTACCAGAAGCCATCTATCGTGGACCGCTCGCACATGCAAGGGCGGAGCTAG